The region TCTTAAAGTGGAACGTATTATTAACGAACCTACTGCAGCTTCATTGGCCTATGGTCTCGACAAGAGAGACAAAGACATGAAGATTGCCGTCTTTGACCTTGGTGGAGGTACATTCGATATCTCTATTCTTGAATTAGGCGATGGTGTATTTGAAGTAAAATCAACTAATGGTGATACGCACCTTGGTGGTGACGACTTTGATGAGGTAATTATCGACTGGTTAGTAGATGAATTCAAAAAAGATGAAGGTGCAGACCTGACTAAAGATCCAATGGCTATGCAGCGTCTCAAAGAGGCAGCAGAAAAAGCTAAGATCGAATTGTCAAGTGCAACCAGTACTGAAATCAACCTTCCCTACATTATGCCGGTTGATGGGGTGCCTAAACACCTTGTGCGTTCATTGAGCCGCTCTAAATTTGAGCAACTTGCCGATCAGTTGATTCAGGCTACACTTGAACCCTGTAAAAAGGCAATGAGCGATGCCAATATCAGCAACTCCGATATTGATGAGGTAATTCTTGTGGGTGGATCCACACGTATACCTGCTATTCAGAATGTAGTAAAAGACTTCTTCGGTAAAGAGCCTTCAAAAGGTGTAAACCCTGACGAAGTTGTTGCTGTTGGTGCTGCTATTCAAGGTGGTGTATTGACAGGAGATGTAAAAGATGTATTGCTGCTTGACGTAACACCGTTATCTCTTGGTATTGAAACCATGGGTGGCGTAATGACCAAGCTCATCGAAGCTAATACTACAATACCAACCAAAAAATCAGAAACATTTACCACAGCGGCAGATAATCAGCCATCCGTAGAAATTCATGTGCTGCAGGGTGAACGTTCAATGGCAAAAGATAATAAGTCAATTGGTCGTTTCCACCTCGATAACATACCGCCGGCACCTCGCGGAGTACCTCAAATTGAAGTAGCATTCGATATCGACGCCAATGGTATCATGAATGTATCGGCAAAAGATAAAGGTACCGGAAAAGAGCAAAGCATTAGAATTGAGGCTTCTTCGGGTCTGAGTGATGACGAAATCAAGAAGATGAAAAATGAAGCTGAAGCGAATGCCGAAGAAGACAGAAAAGCAAAAGAAAGAATTGACAAAATCAATCAGGCTGATGCTACTATCTTCCAAACTGAGAAACAATTGAAAGAAATTGGAGATAAAATTCCCGCTGATAAGAAAAAACCAATCGAAGAGGCGCTGGAAAAACTCAAAGAAGCTCATAAAAAAGAAGATGTAGAGGAAATCGACAAGGCAATAAACGAACTAAATACTGTTTTCCAGGCTGCTTCGCAGGAAATTTACAATGCTCAGCAGCAACAAGGCGGAGGACAAGAGCAACAAGATCAAGGTCAGGCGCAGGATGACTCCAAGAAAAAGAAAGGTGGAGACGATGAGGTAACTGACGTAGATTTTGAAGAAGTAAAGTAATAAGTTAGCATTATTATAAGCAAAAGGGGTGCAAAGTGCATCCCTTTTTTTTATCCTGTACTATAGCAGTATAAAAAAATTGTGATTTTACCATTTTTTATTTACATTCGGCAAACTCAAAAAGGCATAATATGTTCCGTTGGCTACTGCTACCATTTACTTTTTTGTACAGCATGATTGTCTGGATTCGCAACAAGATGTTTGACCTTAACCTGTTGCCGTCCAGGGAGTTTAATATTCCTTTAATTTCAGTTGGCAACATTACAGTTGGTGGAACAGGTAAAACACCACATGTTGAGTATATCGTGCGATTACTCCATGAGGATCAAAAAATAGCAGTGCTTAGTCGGGGTTATAAAAGAGAAAAGAAAGGTTTCATTGTTGCCGGCAAAGAATCAACTTCATCAGAAATTGGTGATGAGCCCAAACAAATAAAAAGAAAATACCCTGATATTGGCATGGCTGTGGATGGCAACCGTGTAAAAGGGGTAGAAAAACTAATGAAGGGAGCAGCAGGATTTGATCCTGACATAATTTTACTTGATGATGCCTTTCAACACCGCTATGTAAAACCAGGCTTATCCATACTACTAGTGGATTTTAACAGGCCCCTTGAAAAAGATTACATCATGCCTTACGGCAGGCTCCGTGAAAGTATGTATGAGAAAAAAAGAGCCAATATTGTAATTGTTACAAAAACACCCAAAGAGCTTAAACCAATTGACAGGCGCATTATAGCTAAAGAGATGAAACTCTTTCCTTACCAAAGTCTTTATTTTACCTATCTTAAATATGGGAATTTAACCCGTGTTTTTAGTCAGGACAAAGCACTTAGCTTCGATGAAGCTAAAGAAAAAGAGTTTAATGTGCTGCTAATTACAGGTATTGCCAATCCTGTACCTTTGAAAGAGCACCTCTTAGAATATTTCAGTAATATAAGTCATCTGAACTTTAGCGACCATCATAACTATGGACCTAAAGATGTAAAACGTATTATCAAAGCATTTGATAAGATAGACAGCGACTACAAAATAATAATCACAACCGAAAAAGATGCTATTCGCATCAGTGATTCAAAAAGCTTCAAAGAATCGAGTTTGCCAATATATTATGTGCCAGTCGAAGTTGAGTTCCTCGACGATGATAAGGAAGATTTCAAAAAGCGGGTTTTTTCCTATATCTCTAACAATAAAAAACCATCAAGCCTTAATCGTACGATCTAAACAATCGCTTCACGGAAGTATTTGTATAAGATTGAATTGCCCATAGGTGTTTTTGAGGCAGGTATTTCTTTGAACTCAGGTGCTTTTATGCCGTCTTTTAAATGTATTTCGCCTATAAACCTCCGTACTTCATCCCACATATTTGCATCAATAAAGTTCTGAAGCACATAAGCTCCGCCTTCAACTATTACAGATTGTACTGAGCGGTTATAAAGTTCCTCAATAACCGCATGAATGATTGATGATTCCTGCCCGATCTTTATGTACTCAATTGTGCTGTTTTGCTCAGCTTTAACCCAATTAAAAACAAGTGTTTTTTGGTTTTTATCCAGAATGTGATACCCGGAAGGCACTTTTAGTTCAGGATCAATAAGTATGCGTAAGGGATTGGCTCCATACCACTCTCGTGTATTTAATTTTGGATTATCGAGTAAAGCAGTATTTTGTCCGACCAGTATACTCTGTTCTTCTGCTCTCCAGCGGTGTACCAGGTGTTTAGCCATTTGATTTGTGAGCCATGTTGGACGCAAATCGTCAGCATTATCGCGATATATATCTAAAAAACCATCAGCACTTTCGGCCCATTTTAAAATAATCCATGGGCGTTTTTTGGTGTGGTAAGTAAAAAAGCGACGGTTCAAAAACCAGCCCTGAGCTTTTTCAACGCCATGTATAACTTCTGTTCCGGCAGCCTCAAGCTTCTCAATTCCTTTCCCTGCCACTTTGGCATAAGGGTCTACATTACTGATTACAACCCGGGGTATTTGGTGCGCAGCAATTAAATCGCTGCAGGGAGGAGTTTTACCATGGTGCGCACAAGGTTCAAGATTAACGTAAAGCGTTGCTTTCTTCAGCAGATCAATTTTTTTAACCGAATGAATGGCGTTGACTTCGGCATGGGGTTTACCATAGGCC is a window of Salinivirga cyanobacteriivorans DNA encoding:
- the dnaK gene encoding molecular chaperone DnaK yields the protein MSKVIGIDLGTTNSCVAVMEGNEPVVIPNSEGKRTTPSMVAFVENGERKVGDPAKRQAITNSQKTISSIKRFMGETYENVSKEVKRTSYEVVKGDNNTPRVKIDDRKYTPQEISAMVLQKMKKTAEDYLGQDVTSAVVTVPAYFNDSQRQATKEAGEIAGLKVERIINEPTAASLAYGLDKRDKDMKIAVFDLGGGTFDISILELGDGVFEVKSTNGDTHLGGDDFDEVIIDWLVDEFKKDEGADLTKDPMAMQRLKEAAEKAKIELSSATSTEINLPYIMPVDGVPKHLVRSLSRSKFEQLADQLIQATLEPCKKAMSDANISNSDIDEVILVGGSTRIPAIQNVVKDFFGKEPSKGVNPDEVVAVGAAIQGGVLTGDVKDVLLLDVTPLSLGIETMGGVMTKLIEANTTIPTKKSETFTTAADNQPSVEIHVLQGERSMAKDNKSIGRFHLDNIPPAPRGVPQIEVAFDIDANGIMNVSAKDKGTGKEQSIRIEASSGLSDDEIKKMKNEAEANAEEDRKAKERIDKINQADATIFQTEKQLKEIGDKIPADKKKPIEEALEKLKEAHKKEDVEEIDKAINELNTVFQAASQEIYNAQQQQGGGQEQQDQGQAQDDSKKKKGGDDEVTDVDFEEVK
- the lpxK gene encoding tetraacyldisaccharide 4'-kinase; this encodes MFRWLLLPFTFLYSMIVWIRNKMFDLNLLPSREFNIPLISVGNITVGGTGKTPHVEYIVRLLHEDQKIAVLSRGYKREKKGFIVAGKESTSSEIGDEPKQIKRKYPDIGMAVDGNRVKGVEKLMKGAAGFDPDIILLDDAFQHRYVKPGLSILLVDFNRPLEKDYIMPYGRLRESMYEKKRANIVIVTKTPKELKPIDRRIIAKEMKLFPYQSLYFTYLKYGNLTRVFSQDKALSFDEAKEKEFNVLLITGIANPVPLKEHLLEYFSNISHLNFSDHHNYGPKDVKRIIKAFDKIDSDYKIIITTEKDAIRISDSKSFKESSLPIYYVPVEVEFLDDDKEDFKKRVFSYISNNKKPSSLNRTI
- the ribD gene encoding bifunctional diaminohydroxyphosphoribosylaminopyrimidine deaminase/5-amino-6-(5-phosphoribosylamino)uracil reductase RibD — encoded protein: MGQEITDFDKSMMQRCFKLAENGAGHVAPNPMVGCVITHDDKIIGEGFHRAYGKPHAEVNAIHSVKKIDLLKKATLYVNLEPCAHHGKTPPCSDLIAAHQIPRVVISNVDPYAKVAGKGIEKLEAAGTEVIHGVEKAQGWFLNRRFFTYHTKKRPWIILKWAESADGFLDIYRDNADDLRPTWLTNQMAKHLVHRWRAEEQSILVGQNTALLDNPKLNTREWYGANPLRILIDPELKVPSGYHILDKNQKTLVFNWVKAEQNSTIEYIKIGQESSIIHAVIEELYNRSVQSVIVEGGAYVLQNFIDANMWDEVRRFIGEIHLKDGIKAPEFKEIPASKTPMGNSILYKYFREAIV